Proteins encoded in a region of the Clostridium butyricum genome:
- a CDS encoding ECF transporter S component, with product METTNIKLKKLMQTALLAALCYVSFTFLQIKIPVPGGDSTSLHIGNAFCVLAALLLGGSYGGLAGAVGMTIADLMDPVYITVAPKTFILKLCIGLITGFVAHKIAKISESNDKKYIFKWSIIASVCGLAFNVIADPVVGFFYKQYVLGQPQEFAKVLAKLSAITTFANAVVSVILVAFLYNALRPLLTKANLLLPIYSKNKFTI from the coding sequence ATGGAAACGACAAATATAAAATTAAAAAAATTAATGCAAACTGCACTACTAGCTGCACTTTGCTATGTATCTTTTACTTTTTTACAAATTAAAATACCAGTACCAGGTGGAGATTCAACTTCACTTCACATAGGAAATGCCTTCTGTGTATTAGCGGCATTATTACTTGGGGGTTCTTATGGTGGACTTGCTGGAGCTGTTGGAATGACAATCGCTGATTTAATGGATCCAGTTTACATCACAGTAGCACCTAAAACTTTCATTTTGAAATTATGTATAGGTCTTATAACTGGATTTGTAGCTCATAAAATAGCAAAAATAAGTGAATCTAATGATAAAAAATATATTTTCAAATGGAGCATCATAGCATCTGTATGTGGACTTGCTTTTAATGTAATAGCTGATCCTGTAGTTGGATTTTTCTATAAACAATATGTTTTAGGACAACCACAAGAATTTGCTAAAGTTTTAGCAAAATTAAGTGCTATAACAACATTTGCTAATGCAGTTGTATCTGTAATTTTAGTTGCATTTTTATATAATGCATTAAGACCTTTATTAACAAAGGCAAATCTTCTTCTTCCTATATATTCAAAAAACAAATTCACTATCTAA
- a CDS encoding methyl-accepting chemotaxis protein, whose protein sequence is MKKDKGFTSISEKMLKKIIGPIIVILVIAFIGINLIIRYSVSMLNAAYLESQSESASYKIENYFNKYIEITNQMANNIEFSKAFEEIKPGIAISSIDKYQDLLSTMKNISEKDKDNLLAVWMADADSSQLATSTNFIADYSTWNINERSWFKEMSAKNDTVITEPYVDAETKLIVISCATPIFDSETGEIIGAVGIDMKLERLNYIMNEYTLGGNGYCVLTTSKNSISYYPDESYQDINISESEFDQKLINSIVEKKYGDLKFKDIKSTAYGYIAPVGDLGWTITAVLPSLKYNKVYYILVGILFIIFLLTVTVSIVMIKNSAKKIVDPILRLNKNANEIAEGNLNTNININSHDEIGRLAESLNMTVSRLRNYIMYINEIAEVLNQIAKGNLIFQLKCDYSGEFEKIKISIQNIKSILAHTINEIYDASGEITEGSKQVSQIAQNLAEGTNNQATAVQELSHSIDTVSKRVNLNAKNALKAKEFSDKALKNTFKISEEQTKEMVKSMRNIDESSKEIKGIIKDIEQISSQTELLALNAAIEAAKAGEAGSGFSVVADEIRILSNKTMESVKNTTMLIEQSSNAAKQGMEGSDKIVETLRSILETTKEVAELVDSISSGSNEQAQSINQIVKEIEMISSVVEDNSGTAEESSAISEELSSKSQVLMNLINQFILE, encoded by the coding sequence ATGAAAAAAGATAAAGGATTTACGAGCATATCAGAAAAAATGTTAAAAAAGATTATTGGACCGATTATTGTGATTTTAGTTATTGCTTTTATAGGAATAAATTTAATTATAAGATACTCAGTAAGTATGCTTAATGCAGCTTATCTTGAAAGTCAATCAGAATCTGCATCATATAAAATAGAAAATTATTTTAATAAATACATAGAAATTACCAATCAAATGGCAAACAATATTGAATTTTCAAAGGCATTTGAAGAAATCAAGCCAGGAATAGCAATTTCATCAATTGATAAGTACCAAGATTTATTGAGTACAATGAAAAATATAAGTGAGAAAGATAAAGATAATTTATTAGCTGTATGGATGGCAGATGCTGATTCAAGCCAACTTGCAACATCAACGAATTTTATAGCAGATTATTCTACGTGGAATATTAATGAAAGATCCTGGTTTAAAGAGATGTCAGCAAAAAATGATACTGTAATTACTGAGCCGTATGTAGATGCAGAAACTAAATTAATAGTAATTTCTTGTGCTACACCTATTTTTGATTCTGAAACTGGTGAAATCATTGGAGCCGTTGGGATTGACATGAAATTAGAAAGATTAAATTATATTATGAATGAGTATACTCTTGGTGGTAATGGATATTGTGTGCTTACAACATCAAAAAATTCAATTAGTTATTATCCAGATGAATCTTATCAGGATATAAATATAAGTGAATCAGAATTTGATCAAAAGCTAATAAATTCAATTGTTGAGAAAAAATATGGGGATTTAAAGTTTAAAGATATTAAAAGTACTGCATATGGATATATTGCACCTGTTGGAGATCTAGGATGGACTATTACAGCTGTATTACCTTCACTAAAATATAATAAAGTATATTATATTTTAGTAGGAATACTTTTTATAATATTCTTATTAACAGTAACAGTTTCTATAGTTATGATTAAGAATAGTGCAAAGAAAATTGTTGATCCCATTTTAAGATTAAATAAAAATGCAAATGAAATTGCGGAAGGTAATTTGAATACTAATATAAATATAAATAGTCATGATGAGATTGGACGATTGGCAGAATCATTAAATATGACAGTCAGTCGTTTACGTAACTATATAATGTATATAAATGAAATTGCAGAAGTTTTGAATCAGATTGCTAAAGGAAATCTTATTTTTCAACTTAAATGCGATTACTCTGGTGAATTTGAAAAAATTAAAATTTCAATACAGAACATAAAAAGCATTTTAGCACATACTATAAATGAAATATATGATGCTTCTGGTGAAATAACTGAAGGTTCAAAACAAGTTTCACAAATAGCGCAAAATCTAGCTGAAGGAACTAATAATCAGGCTACAGCAGTACAGGAATTATCACATTCAATAGATACAGTTTCAAAAAGAGTCAATTTAAATGCAAAAAATGCTTTAAAAGCAAAGGAATTTTCTGATAAAGCCCTAAAGAATACATTCAAAATCAGTGAAGAACAAACAAAAGAAATGGTTAAATCGATGAGAAATATTGATGAATCTTCAAAAGAAATAAAAGGAATAATTAAAGATATAGAACAAATATCTTCACAGACTGAGCTACTTGCTTTAAATGCTGCAATTGAAGCAGCAAAAGCAGGGGAAGCAGGTAGCGGTTTTAGTGTAGTTGCAGATGAAATCAGGATTTTATCAAATAAGACTATGGAATCAGTAAAAAATACTACAATGTTGATAGAACAATCTTCAAATGCAGCAAAACAAGGAATGGAAGGTTCAGACAAAATAGTAGAAACATTAAGGAGTATTTTAGAAACAACAAAAGAAGTTGCAGAATTGGTTGATTCTATATCAAGTGGTTCCAATGAACAGGCTCAATCAATAAATCAAATTGTTAAAGAGATTGAAATGATATCCTCTGTTGTTGAAGATAATTCAGGAACAGCAGAAGAAAGTTCAGCTATATCTGAAGAGTTATCAAGTAAATCACAAGTTTTAATGAATTTAATCAATCAATTCATATTAGAGTAA